One Kitasatospora sp. NBC_01266 genomic window carries:
- the lanKC gene encoding class III lanthionine synthetase LanKC → MPVVNHRAYCPPGQLFYDHPAPDAPAPLFPATGLPVPSGWSRRQTGTSLRLSPTDDTLPDQGWQIHVTARTGDAAEVIGLVREYCLRNMLAVKFLRSPGIHHSMNGKYAPYGAGGELMTLYPTDDTALHRTLRELDALLAGRTGPYLLGDLRWREGPLYLRYGAFTHRECLDGDGTLVPAIARPDGVLVPDERSPGFQVPPWAPVPDFIARQIAARCEAGEETAFPYTVEKALHCSNSGGSYLARQHGTDRRVVLREARVLAGLDGSGADAVTRLHREAAALRHLAHLDGVPALFDTFTAWEHHFLAEEYIAGSTLQQYLALHNPMAAGGAGPDERRQYTDRILRILDQVEQIIADIHAAGLVFGDLGPHSIIIRPDGRVALVDFEACHRPKTDDPAPTIGTPGFVSAHATGYDRDRYALDCLRLSLFLPLTTLLELDPARAGQLTAAMAGYFPVPATFTARLTAALTPPGVQVRTDRAVADLFAGAALDPAGGDGRKLAAALVRAIEASATPQRADRLFPGDPTALRDGGHTLAHGAAGVLYALAATGHESDPDHHDWLFRATCRAPRPRPGLYDGLLGAAHCLHLLGRTDQALSVLDRAVELCDGPLTVGLYDGLAGIGLGLRHFARSLDEPRLHTRVQEIAERLARAVGATTASPAGRAGLMHGWSGPALFFLRLYDDSADPGHLQRAGRALRLDLDHCTAGGDALQLNDGRHLLPYLGTGSLGIAVALADYLRYRPDEALAATLDALHAAADVGFTPQSGLLAGRAGLAAALGHNRAARRDPRLAPALSGHLRDLAWYALEYADGIALTGDQNLRLSMDLTTGTAGLLHTLGTLAGRLPVLPLLEPGSPPGSGRCERAPQAARQRPAAPR, encoded by the coding sequence GTGCCGGTAGTCAACCACCGCGCCTACTGCCCACCCGGCCAGCTGTTCTACGACCACCCCGCTCCGGACGCGCCGGCACCGCTGTTCCCGGCCACCGGCCTTCCCGTGCCGTCGGGTTGGAGCCGGCGGCAGACCGGGACCTCGCTGCGGCTGAGCCCCACCGACGACACCCTGCCCGACCAGGGCTGGCAGATCCACGTCACCGCGCGGACCGGCGACGCGGCCGAAGTCATCGGCCTGGTACGGGAGTACTGCCTGCGGAACATGCTGGCCGTCAAGTTCCTGCGCAGCCCCGGGATCCACCACAGCATGAACGGCAAGTACGCCCCGTACGGCGCCGGCGGCGAGCTCATGACGCTCTACCCCACCGACGACACCGCCTTGCACCGGACCCTGCGAGAACTGGACGCGCTGCTCGCCGGCCGCACCGGGCCCTATCTTCTCGGTGACCTCAGGTGGCGGGAAGGACCGTTGTACCTGCGCTACGGCGCCTTCACCCACCGCGAATGCCTGGACGGCGACGGAACGCTGGTCCCCGCGATCGCCCGCCCCGACGGCGTCCTGGTCCCCGACGAGCGAAGCCCGGGGTTCCAGGTACCCCCGTGGGCACCGGTGCCGGACTTCATCGCCCGGCAGATCGCCGCCCGGTGCGAGGCCGGGGAGGAGACCGCTTTCCCGTACACCGTCGAGAAGGCCCTGCACTGTTCGAACAGCGGCGGCAGCTACCTGGCCCGGCAGCACGGCACCGACCGGCGGGTCGTGCTGCGTGAGGCCAGAGTGCTGGCCGGCCTGGACGGATCGGGTGCCGACGCGGTGACCCGCCTGCACCGCGAGGCCGCGGCGCTGCGACACCTGGCCCATCTCGACGGCGTGCCAGCCCTGTTCGACACCTTCACCGCCTGGGAGCACCACTTCCTGGCCGAGGAGTACATCGCGGGCAGCACCCTCCAGCAGTACCTGGCGCTGCACAACCCGATGGCCGCCGGCGGGGCCGGACCGGATGAACGGCGGCAGTACACCGACCGGATCCTGCGCATCCTGGACCAGGTCGAACAGATCATCGCCGACATCCACGCGGCGGGCCTGGTCTTCGGAGACCTCGGTCCGCACAGCATCATCATCCGCCCGGACGGCCGGGTCGCCCTGGTCGACTTCGAGGCCTGCCACCGGCCCAAGACCGACGACCCGGCGCCGACCATCGGAACCCCCGGCTTCGTCAGCGCCCACGCCACGGGCTACGACCGCGACCGGTACGCGCTCGACTGCCTGCGGCTGTCACTGTTCCTGCCGCTGACCACACTGCTGGAGCTGGATCCCGCCCGGGCCGGCCAACTGACCGCGGCGATGGCCGGCTACTTCCCGGTCCCCGCCACGTTCACGGCCCGACTCACCGCGGCCCTGACGCCCCCCGGCGTCCAAGTGCGCACGGACCGCGCCGTCGCGGACCTGTTCGCCGGGGCCGCGCTCGACCCGGCCGGCGGCGACGGCCGCAAGCTGGCCGCCGCGCTGGTCCGGGCGATCGAGGCCAGCGCCACCCCGCAGCGCGCCGACCGGCTCTTCCCCGGCGACCCGACCGCGCTGCGCGACGGCGGCCACACGCTGGCCCACGGCGCGGCCGGGGTGCTGTACGCGCTGGCCGCCACCGGCCACGAGAGCGACCCCGACCACCACGACTGGCTCTTCCGGGCCACCTGCCGGGCACCGAGACCGCGGCCGGGCCTGTACGACGGACTCCTCGGCGCCGCCCACTGCCTGCACCTGCTGGGCCGCACCGACCAGGCCCTGTCCGTCCTGGACCGGGCCGTCGAGCTCTGTGACGGGCCGCTGACCGTCGGCCTCTACGACGGCCTGGCCGGGATCGGGCTCGGTCTGCGCCACTTCGCCCGGTCGCTGGACGAGCCCCGGCTGCACACCCGGGTCCAGGAGATCGCGGAGCGCCTGGCCCGCGCGGTGGGCGCGACCACCGCCTCCCCCGCCGGCCGCGCCGGTCTGATGCACGGCTGGAGCGGACCGGCGCTCTTCTTCCTGCGGCTGTACGACGACAGCGCCGACCCCGGCCACCTGCAGCGGGCCGGCCGGGCGCTGCGGCTCGACCTCGACCACTGCACGGCCGGCGGGGACGCCCTGCAGCTCAATGACGGCCGACACCTGCTGCCCTATCTGGGCACCGGCAGCCTCGGCATCGCCGTCGCCCTCGCCGACTACCTCCGCTACCGTCCCGACGAAGCCCTCGCCGCCACCCTGGACGCCCTGCACGCCGCCGCCGACGTGGGCTTCACCCCGCAGAGCGGCCTGCTGGCCGGCCGCGCCGGCCTGGCCGCCGCACTCGGCCACAACCGGGCGGCCCGGCGCGACCCGCGGCTGGCCCCGGCGCTCAGCGGGCACTTGCGGGACCTGGCCTGGTACGCGCTGGAGTACGCCGACGGCATCGCTCTGACCGGTGATCAGAACCTGCGCCTCTCCATGGACCTCACCACCGGGACCGCCGGCCTGCTGCACACCCTGGGCACCCTCGCCGGCCGGTTGCCGGTGCTGCCCCTACTCGAACCCGGATCGCCGCCCGGGAGCGGCCGGTGCGAGCGCGCCCCGCAAGCTGCCCGCCAGCGGCCCGCGGCGCCCCGTTAG
- a CDS encoding helix-turn-helix transcriptional regulator — protein sequence MGTHNTDEPGLLGIDEDALALYRWTLLHGVLNPAMLARAAAELALTERDCRTAAERLVGSRLFQSTAVGQGRLGWAAVSPQVAAVEVLSGQDAELRALEADLRDRRERVRSSREGYAALMPLYLQGRQQTYPQGMIDLVPDKFAVRALLDDTVSACRTEILISKHGGAFSPSSLEEALPRDLELLGRGVSMRSLYQHATRFDPATRAHALRLIDAGARIRTQTEVLPKIIIVDAETAFLRARDGGALVIREPALLSYLITTFERDWESATPYATGPRMAHEISQTLKQHILVLLAKGLKDEAIARRVGISLRTCRRHVSELLESLGAHSRFQAGVIAERHGLTTPSSLPADADLPQSQPAAPEPVPAPAPAAAGPDRSCPGCGRPLPVAGPVGRPARYCSSRCRSRAYRARRRDGAAERDEIARPRDEMPVARPPFER from the coding sequence GTGGGTACGCACAACACGGACGAACCGGGCCTGCTGGGCATCGACGAGGACGCGCTCGCGCTGTACCGCTGGACGCTGCTCCACGGCGTGCTGAACCCCGCCATGCTGGCCCGAGCCGCCGCCGAGCTCGCGCTGACCGAGCGGGACTGCCGCACCGCGGCCGAACGCCTGGTCGGTTCAAGGCTGTTCCAGTCCACCGCCGTCGGCCAGGGCCGGCTGGGCTGGGCGGCGGTCAGCCCGCAGGTGGCCGCCGTCGAAGTCCTCTCCGGCCAGGACGCCGAACTGCGTGCCCTGGAGGCGGACCTGCGTGACCGGCGGGAGCGGGTGCGCAGCAGCCGCGAGGGCTACGCCGCGCTGATGCCCCTCTACCTGCAAGGCCGTCAGCAGACCTATCCGCAGGGCATGATCGACCTGGTGCCGGACAAGTTCGCCGTTCGCGCGCTGCTCGACGACACGGTCAGCGCCTGTCGCACCGAGATCCTCATCTCCAAGCACGGTGGCGCCTTCTCGCCCAGTTCGCTGGAAGAGGCGCTGCCCCGGGACCTCGAACTGCTGGGGCGTGGTGTCTCCATGCGCAGCCTGTACCAGCACGCCACCCGATTCGACCCGGCCACCCGGGCCCACGCGCTGCGGCTGATCGACGCGGGCGCCCGGATTCGCACCCAGACCGAGGTGCTACCCAAGATCATCATTGTCGACGCCGAGACCGCCTTCCTGCGGGCGCGGGACGGCGGCGCCCTGGTGATCCGCGAGCCGGCCCTGCTCAGCTACCTGATCACGACGTTCGAACGCGACTGGGAGAGCGCCACCCCGTACGCCACCGGCCCCCGGATGGCCCACGAGATCTCCCAGACGCTCAAGCAGCACATCCTGGTGCTGCTCGCCAAGGGCCTCAAGGACGAGGCCATCGCCCGGCGGGTGGGGATCTCGCTGCGCACCTGTCGGCGCCACGTCTCCGAACTGCTGGAATCCCTTGGCGCGCACAGCCGTTTCCAAGCCGGCGTCATCGCCGAGCGGCACGGGCTGACCACGCCGAGCAGCCTGCCCGCCGACGCCGACCTGCCGCAGAGTCAGCCGGCGGCTCCGGAGCCAGTGCCGGCCCCCGCCCCCGCTGCCGCCGGGCCGGACCGCAGCTGCCCCGGCTGTGGCCGGCCGCTGCCGGTGGCCGGACCCGTGGGTCGCCCCGCCCGCTACTGCTCGTCGCGATGCCGCTCGCGCGCCTATCGGGCCCGTCGGCGGGACGGCGCTGCCGAGCGTGACGAAATCGCGCGTCCGCGCGACGAAATGCCGGTGGCCCGGCCGCCGTTCGAGCGGTGA
- a CDS encoding SRPBCC family protein: protein MSTLEEQIDVDVPVQVCWEQLHRVHQYPQFVTGLRHAHPHGSNRAHCDIEVDGAERVFETAITDHGENQVMNWQTLDAAHVRGTFALRSLENGATRMQIRVEYDPEAVHEVYGGPHGFAQSHAIEETVRGDLAQFKRLVEEERPVPGGGA, encoded by the coding sequence ATGAGCACCTTGGAAGAGCAGATCGACGTCGACGTCCCCGTCCAGGTGTGCTGGGAGCAGTTGCACCGGGTTCACCAGTACCCCCAGTTCGTGACCGGCCTGCGGCACGCGCACCCGCACGGCAGCAATCGCGCCCACTGCGACATCGAGGTGGACGGCGCGGAACGGGTCTTCGAGACCGCGATCACCGACCACGGCGAGAACCAGGTGATGAACTGGCAGACCCTGGACGCCGCCCACGTGCGCGGCACCTTCGCGCTGCGGTCGCTGGAGAACGGCGCGACCCGGATGCAGATCCGGGTCGAGTACGATCCGGAAGCCGTCCACGAGGTCTACGGCGGACCGCACGGCTTCGCCCAGTCGCACGCCATCGAGGAGACGGTCCGCGGCGACCTGGCCCAGTTCAAGCGCCTGGTCGAGGAGGAGCGCCCGGTGCCCGGCGGCGGCGCCTGA
- a CDS encoding glutaminase codes for MDYQFELQRAADAARPLLTTGRVADYIPALGAVDPATFGLALATVEGEVYGAGDWEVPFSIQSISKLFTLALTLATGGEGIWHRVGREPSGTPFNSLIQLESEQGIPRNPFINAGAVVVTDHLLTLTGNAAGAVREFLRAESGNPLLDTDPAVAASEASHGHRNAALAHFIASYGNLENPVEAVLTHYYAHCAISASCRDLAQAGLLLARHGLRADGSRLLSRSDAKRINAVLLTCGTYDAAGDFAYRVGLPGKSGVGGGILAIVPGRGALCAWGPALDRAGNSVGAVTALDAFTTATGWSVF; via the coding sequence ATCGACTACCAGTTCGAGCTCCAGCGCGCCGCGGACGCCGCCCGGCCGCTGCTGACCACCGGGCGGGTGGCCGACTACATCCCCGCCCTGGGCGCGGTCGATCCGGCCACCTTCGGACTGGCCCTGGCCACCGTCGAGGGCGAGGTGTACGGCGCCGGCGACTGGGAGGTCCCGTTCTCGATCCAGTCCATCTCCAAGCTCTTCACCCTCGCCCTCACGCTGGCCACCGGCGGCGAGGGGATCTGGCACCGGGTCGGCCGCGAGCCCTCCGGCACACCGTTCAACTCGCTGATCCAGCTGGAGTCCGAGCAGGGCATCCCGCGCAACCCGTTCATCAACGCGGGCGCCGTGGTGGTCACCGACCACCTGCTCACCCTGACCGGGAACGCCGCCGGCGCGGTGCGCGAGTTCCTGCGCGCCGAGTCGGGCAACCCGCTGCTGGACACCGACCCGGCGGTGGCCGCCTCCGAAGCCTCGCACGGTCACCGCAACGCCGCGCTCGCCCACTTCATCGCCAGCTACGGCAACCTGGAGAACCCGGTCGAGGCGGTCCTCACCCACTACTACGCGCACTGCGCGATCAGCGCCAGCTGCCGCGACCTCGCACAGGCCGGGCTCCTGCTGGCCCGGCACGGCCTGCGCGCCGACGGCAGCCGGCTGCTCTCGCGCAGCGACGCCAAGCGGATCAACGCGGTGCTGCTGACCTGCGGCACCTACGACGCGGCCGGCGACTTCGCCTACCGGGTCGGGCTGCCGGGCAAGAGCGGGGTCGGCGGCGGGATCCTGGCGATCGTCCCGGGGCGCGGCGCGCTCTGCGCCTGGGGACCGGCGCTGGACCGGGCCGGCAACTCGGTGGGCGCCGTCACCGCGCTCGACGCGTTCACCACGGCCACCGGCTGGTCGGTCTTCTGA
- a CDS encoding Fpg/Nei family DNA glycosylase: MPELPEVEALSAFLADQLVGREIDRVYPVAVNVLKTYDPPVTALEGRTVTGVGRRGKFLVITAGGPPADLHLVIHLARAGWLRWQRRLSAEPPHPGKGPLALRVRLAEPAPAADREEQPGVGFDLTEAGTKKGLAVSVVADPAEVPGVARLGPDPLDPAFTLAALRRLLAGERRQLKGVLRDQSVLAGIGNAYSDEILHVAKMSPYLLAAKLTEPQTETLYRAIGDTLRDAVERSRGLAAGELKAEKKTGLRVHGKAGQPCPVCGDTIREVSFADSALQYCPTCQTGGKPLADRRLSRLLK; the protein is encoded by the coding sequence ATGCCGGAATTGCCCGAAGTCGAAGCGCTCAGTGCCTTCCTGGCGGATCAGCTGGTCGGCCGCGAGATCGACCGGGTCTACCCGGTCGCCGTCAATGTGCTCAAGACCTACGACCCACCGGTCACCGCGCTGGAGGGGCGCACCGTCACGGGGGTCGGGCGGCGCGGCAAGTTCCTGGTGATCACCGCCGGCGGCCCGCCCGCCGACCTGCACCTGGTGATCCACCTGGCCCGGGCCGGCTGGCTGCGCTGGCAGCGCCGGCTGTCCGCCGAACCGCCGCACCCCGGCAAGGGTCCGCTGGCGCTGCGGGTCCGGCTGGCCGAGCCCGCCCCGGCCGCCGACCGGGAGGAGCAACCCGGTGTCGGCTTCGACCTGACCGAGGCCGGCACCAAGAAGGGCCTGGCGGTCTCGGTGGTCGCCGACCCGGCCGAGGTGCCCGGCGTCGCCCGCCTCGGCCCCGATCCGCTGGACCCCGCCTTCACCCTCGCGGCGCTGCGCCGGCTGCTGGCCGGCGAGCGCCGGCAGCTCAAGGGCGTGCTGCGCGACCAGAGCGTGCTGGCGGGCATCGGCAACGCTTACTCGGACGAGATCCTGCACGTCGCGAAGATGTCCCCGTACCTGCTGGCGGCCAAGCTCACCGAGCCGCAGACCGAGACCCTGTACCGGGCGATCGGCGACACCCTGCGGGACGCCGTCGAGCGCTCGCGCGGGCTGGCGGCGGGGGAGCTGAAGGCGGAGAAGAAGACCGGCCTGCGGGTGCACGGCAAGGCCGGTCAGCCCTGCCCGGTCTGCGGGGACACCATCCGCGAGGTCTCCTTCGCCGACTCGGCGCTGCAGTACTGCCCGACCTGCCAGACGGGCGGCAAGCCGCTGGCCGACCGGCGGCTCTCCCGGCTGCTCAAGTAG
- a CDS encoding elongation factor G-like protein EF-G2 — MSERASSRAGAAGQVTAVDRPEQVRNVVLVGVSGAGKTTLTESLALAAGELTRAGRVSEGSTVSDHEEIEHQQQRSVRLALVPVGWRDVKINLLDPPGHADFAGELRAALRAADAAVFVISATEPVGGPVLALWRECAALGLPRAIAVTHMDAARADFDEVLRSCQEAFGADHPESVPPLDLPVRSDGQVRGTVELISGRIHGRPPAQGQADSAARTGPARERLVEAIAGEDDELLERYLGGETLDEGSLTRGLRGAVLHDAIHPVLPITEDGTGAVDLLDLIVSAFPAPTDRPLPERVDPGSAGNGSTGPDAELTGDPAGPLVAQVIQNTGDQYVGRLSLVRVFSGTLHPDSPLHVAGPGGPAADEDAGGSGHQAADERIAGLTSPFGKQQRPVPHAVAGDLVCVGKLTAARVGDTLSDPADPVVLTRWDLPEPLLPIAIEARSRSDEDKLAQGLSRLAAQDPTVRVEQNPATRQLVLWCTGEAHAGVLLHQLGEQFGVQVEQVEYQAALRETFGGAATGHGRLVKQSGGHGQYAICELLVEPLPGGSGFEFVDKVVGGAVPRHFIPSVEKGVRAQLEHGVGHGYPLVDVRVTLVDGKAHSVDSSDTAFQSAGALALRDAATQTTVRLLEPVALVGVLVPDEYLGSVLSDLSVRRARVLGTEPAGPGQSLLHAEVPELELARYAVDLRSLSHGTGSFTRSPLRYDPMPAALAERIAKART, encoded by the coding sequence ATGTCCGAGCGAGCATCATCCCGGGCCGGTGCGGCCGGGCAGGTCACCGCCGTCGATCGGCCCGAGCAGGTGCGCAACGTCGTCCTGGTCGGCGTCAGCGGGGCCGGCAAGACCACGCTGACCGAGTCGCTGGCGCTGGCCGCCGGGGAGCTGACCCGGGCCGGGCGGGTGAGCGAGGGCAGCACCGTCTCCGACCACGAGGAGATCGAGCACCAGCAGCAGCGTTCGGTGCGGCTCGCCCTGGTGCCGGTCGGCTGGCGGGACGTCAAGATCAACCTGCTCGACCCGCCGGGCCACGCCGACTTCGCGGGCGAGCTGCGGGCCGCGTTGCGGGCGGCCGACGCGGCCGTCTTCGTGATCTCCGCGACCGAGCCGGTCGGCGGACCGGTGCTGGCGCTCTGGCGGGAGTGCGCGGCACTCGGTCTGCCCCGGGCCATCGCGGTCACCCATATGGATGCGGCGCGGGCCGACTTCGACGAGGTGCTGAGGAGCTGTCAGGAGGCCTTCGGCGCCGATCACCCGGAGTCGGTGCCACCGCTGGACCTGCCGGTGCGCAGCGACGGCCAGGTGCGCGGCACGGTGGAGCTGATCTCGGGCCGGATCCACGGGCGGCCACCGGCGCAGGGCCAGGCGGACTCGGCCGCGCGGACCGGTCCGGCGCGGGAGCGGCTGGTGGAGGCGATCGCGGGCGAGGACGACGAGCTGCTGGAGCGCTACCTCGGCGGCGAGACGCTGGACGAGGGCTCGCTCACCCGGGGGCTGCGCGGCGCGGTGCTGCACGACGCGATCCATCCGGTGCTGCCGATCACCGAGGACGGCACCGGCGCGGTCGACCTGCTCGACCTGATCGTCTCCGCCTTCCCGGCCCCGACCGACCGCCCGCTGCCCGAGCGCGTCGACCCGGGCAGCGCGGGCAACGGCTCCACCGGCCCCGACGCCGAGCTGACCGGCGACCCGGCCGGCCCGCTGGTCGCCCAGGTGATCCAGAACACCGGCGACCAGTACGTCGGCCGGCTGAGCCTGGTGCGGGTCTTCTCCGGCACCCTGCACCCGGACAGCCCGCTGCACGTGGCCGGCCCCGGTGGCCCGGCGGCGGACGAGGACGCCGGCGGGTCCGGGCACCAGGCCGCCGACGAGCGGATCGCCGGCCTGACCAGCCCGTTCGGCAAGCAGCAGCGCCCGGTCCCGCACGCGGTGGCGGGCGACCTGGTCTGCGTCGGCAAGCTGACCGCCGCCCGGGTCGGCGACACCCTCTCCGACCCGGCCGACCCGGTGGTGCTCACCCGCTGGGACCTGCCGGAGCCGCTGCTGCCGATCGCGATCGAGGCCCGCAGCCGCAGCGACGAGGACAAGCTGGCCCAGGGCCTGTCCCGGCTGGCCGCACAGGACCCGACCGTCCGGGTCGAGCAGAACCCGGCCACCCGCCAGCTGGTGCTCTGGTGCACCGGCGAGGCGCACGCCGGGGTGCTGCTGCACCAGCTGGGCGAGCAGTTCGGCGTCCAGGTCGAGCAGGTCGAGTACCAGGCGGCGCTGCGCGAGACCTTCGGCGGGGCCGCCACCGGGCACGGCCGGCTGGTCAAGCAGTCCGGCGGGCACGGGCAGTACGCGATCTGCGAGCTGCTGGTCGAGCCGCTGCCCGGCGGCAGCGGCTTCGAGTTCGTCGACAAGGTGGTCGGCGGCGCGGTGCCCCGGCACTTCATCCCCTCGGTGGAGAAGGGGGTCCGGGCCCAGCTGGAGCACGGCGTGGGCCACGGCTACCCGCTGGTGGACGTCCGGGTCACGCTGGTGGACGGCAAGGCGCACTCGGTGGACTCCTCGGACACCGCCTTCCAGTCGGCGGGCGCGCTGGCGCTGCGCGACGCCGCGACCCAGACCACCGTGCGACTGCTGGAGCCGGTGGCCCTGGTCGGCGTGCTGGTCCCGGACGAGTACCTGGGCTCGGTGCTGAGCGACCTGTCGGTGCGCCGCGCACGCGTCCTGGGCACCGAGCCGGCCGGGCCCGGGCAGAGTCTGCTGCATGCCGAGGTGCCCGAGCTGGAGCTGGCCCGCTACGCCGTGGACCTGCGCTCGCTCTCGCACGGCACCGGCTCCTTCACCCGGTCCCCGCTGCGCTACGACCCGATGCCCGCCGCACTGGCCGAGCGGATCGCCAAAGCGCGGACCTGA
- a CDS encoding AMP-binding protein produces MLSHAHGATDAPLLTETIGANLARTVAAFGEREALVDVPSGRRWTYRQFAADVDVVAHGLLALDVRSGDRVGIWSPNCAEWVLLQYATARIGAILVNINPAYRTHELEYVLRQSGIGVVVAMPAYKTSEYAAMLTAARPNCPDLRAVVLIGEESWDELLGAGRAGDPAVLAALAAELGPDDPINIQYTSGTTGFPKGATLSHRNILNNGYFVGELCDYTEQDRICVPVPFYHCFGMVMGNLAATSHGACVVIPAATFDPAATLAAVAAERCTSLYGVPTMFIAELNDPGFADHDLSSLRTGIMAGSPCPAEVMRQVIEKMNMRDVSICYGMTETSPVSTQTRREDSFEQRISTVGRVGPRLEVKVVDPATGATVERGLPGELCTRGYSVMIGYWAEPERTAEAVDTEGWMHTGDLAVMDQDGFLAITGRIKDLVIRGGENIYPREIEEFLLTHPDVLDAQVIGVPDEKYGEELMAWIRLRTGAPELTAEALRAYCTGRLAHYKIPRYVHLTDAFPMTVTGKVRKVEMREEAVRLLGRAG; encoded by the coding sequence ATGCTCAGCCATGCCCACGGTGCCACCGACGCCCCTCTGCTGACCGAGACCATCGGCGCCAACCTGGCCCGCACGGTGGCCGCCTTCGGCGAGCGCGAGGCGCTGGTCGACGTCCCGAGCGGGCGGCGCTGGACGTACCGTCAGTTCGCCGCCGACGTGGACGTGGTGGCGCACGGGCTGCTCGCACTGGATGTGCGGAGCGGCGACCGGGTCGGCATCTGGTCGCCGAACTGCGCGGAGTGGGTGCTGCTGCAGTACGCGACCGCCCGGATCGGCGCGATCCTGGTGAACATCAACCCGGCCTACCGCACCCACGAACTGGAGTACGTGCTGCGCCAGTCCGGGATCGGCGTGGTGGTGGCGATGCCCGCCTACAAGACCTCCGAGTACGCGGCGATGCTGACGGCGGCCCGGCCCAACTGCCCCGACCTGCGCGCGGTGGTGCTGATCGGCGAGGAGTCCTGGGACGAACTGCTCGGCGCCGGGCGGGCGGGCGACCCGGCGGTGCTGGCGGCTCTCGCGGCCGAGCTGGGCCCGGACGATCCGATCAACATCCAGTACACCTCGGGCACCACCGGCTTCCCCAAGGGCGCCACCCTGTCGCACCGCAACATCCTCAACAACGGTTACTTCGTCGGCGAGTTGTGCGACTACACCGAGCAGGACCGGATCTGCGTCCCGGTGCCCTTCTACCACTGCTTCGGCATGGTGATGGGCAATCTGGCCGCCACCTCGCACGGCGCCTGCGTGGTCATCCCGGCCGCGACCTTCGACCCGGCCGCCACGCTCGCCGCCGTCGCCGCCGAACGCTGCACCTCGCTCTACGGTGTGCCGACCATGTTCATCGCCGAACTCAACGACCCGGGCTTCGCCGACCACGACCTGAGCTCGCTGCGCACCGGCATCATGGCCGGCTCGCCCTGCCCGGCCGAGGTGATGCGGCAGGTGATCGAGAAGATGAACATGCGCGACGTGTCGATCTGCTACGGCATGACCGAGACCTCACCGGTCTCCACCCAGACCCGTCGCGAGGACAGCTTCGAGCAGCGGATCTCCACCGTCGGCCGGGTCGGCCCGCGCCTGGAGGTCAAGGTGGTCGACCCGGCCACCGGCGCCACCGTCGAGCGCGGCCTGCCCGGTGAACTCTGCACCCGGGGCTACTCGGTGATGATCGGCTACTGGGCCGAGCCCGAGCGCACCGCCGAGGCCGTCGACACCGAGGGCTGGATGCACACCGGCGACCTCGCGGTGATGGACCAGGACGGCTTCCTGGCGATCACCGGGCGGATCAAGGACCTGGTGATCCGGGGCGGCGAGAACATCTACCCCCGGGAGATCGAGGAGTTCCTGCTCACCCACCCCGACGTGCTGGACGCCCAGGTGATCGGGGTGCCGGACGAGAAGTACGGCGAGGAGCTGATGGCCTGGATCAGGTTGCGGACCGGCGCCCCCGAGCTGACCGCCGAGGCGCTGCGGGCCTACTGCACCGGCCGCCTGGCGCACTACAAGATCCCCCGGTACGTGCACCTGACGGACGCCTTCCCGATGACGGTGACCGGCAAGGTGCGCAAGGTGGAGATGCGCGAGGAGGCGGTGCGGCTGCTGGGCCGGGCGGGCTGA
- a CDS encoding transcriptional regulator — protein sequence MTPTPREALLTIRRELAPAERDNRLVPRIEEGLTPLTTLAELAGQQYRILRSDRRSFLVLAARCADTPAGGYFAELAQGESQALAALTAFAAACGLDQAGLAGREPLAGCQAYPGQLAWLALNGEPTATVLALAANFAAWGRYCALTARALRDRYGFPDAACAFFDFFAAPAPELDDAAVAVVTAGGLDGSRLAEGRRYGRLLQDYELMFWNTLADLSPAPEAEPDPGLGLA from the coding sequence ATGACGCCGACGCCCCGCGAGGCCCTGCTGACCATCCGCCGGGAACTCGCCCCGGCCGAACGGGACAACCGCCTGGTGCCCCGAATCGAGGAGGGCCTGACCCCGCTCACCACGCTCGCCGAACTGGCCGGGCAGCAGTACCGGATCCTGCGCAGCGACCGGCGCAGCTTCCTGGTGCTGGCCGCCCGCTGCGCGGACACCCCGGCCGGCGGCTACTTCGCCGAGCTGGCCCAGGGCGAGTCGCAGGCCCTGGCCGCACTGACCGCCTTCGCCGCGGCCTGCGGCCTGGACCAGGCGGGGCTGGCCGGCCGCGAACCGCTGGCCGGCTGCCAGGCCTACCCGGGCCAGCTGGCCTGGCTGGCCCTGAACGGCGAACCGACCGCCACCGTGCTCGCGCTGGCCGCGAACTTCGCGGCCTGGGGCCGCTACTGCGCGCTCACCGCGCGGGCGCTGCGTGACCGCTACGGCTTCCCCGACGCCGCCTGCGCCTTCTTCGACTTCTTCGCCGCCCCGGCCCCCGAACTGGACGACGCGGCGGTGGCGGTGGTCACGGCAGGCGGCCTGGACGGATCCCGGCTGGCCGAGGGCCGCCGCTACGGGCGGTTGCTGCAGGACTACGAGCTGATGTTCTGGAACACCCTGGCCGACCTCTCCCCCGCCCCCGAGGCCGAGCCGGACCCCGGCCTGGGCCTGGCCTGA